Genomic window (Ureibacillus composti):
AAGCAGTTTGGAAAGCATCATAATTCCCTAAGTGACCAGGTTTTAATAACGATACAAGATAAAAGATTTCAAAAATATCGTTTTGGATCGGTGTTGCAGTTAATAATAAACAAAATTTCTTTTTAATACTTTGGACAAATTCATAAATTTGTGTTTTGTGATTTTTTAATTTATGTGCCTCATCGATAATAATCATGTCGTAATCCTGTTCAATAATTTGCTCCCGATGTGGACTTTTCTTAGCCGTATCCATACTCATAACAACAACGTCATATTGGTCAATTGCTACTTTCTTTTTGTATCCAATAGCCGGTATATAAAATTTCTTATTCAATTCGTCTACCCATTGTTTAAGAAGTGATGCAGGCACAAGGATTAACGCCTTTTTTACTAAACCACGAATGAGATATTCTTTTAACACTAGTCCAGCTTCAATTGTTTTACCTAGACCTACTTCATCAGCTAAAATTGCTTTCCCGTGCATGTCTTCAATGACTGTTTGAGCGACCTCTAATTGATGGTCAAGTATATTTAAATCCTTTAAAAATTTTGGTGCTTGTAACCCTGAAAATTCAGTGATTAGTTTTGACTTTTGCACTTCAGCGTTCATTTGATAAAGTGTAAAGCGGTCCCACGGTCCATCATTTTCCAATCGTTCTAAGAAATTATCTTTCCATGTTGACGACTTTTCAATAATCATGATGACACCTCACAGGTTTTTAAATCTTATATTGTCCAAAATTCAAATTTCTATTATAAATTACTAGTATCAAAATTTACCATTTTAGTACTGCAATCATTTATGTTTACTAAGATAATTTGTTAACTTGATGAAAATGTTTATTCTTCGTCATTTTTCACATCTTACAGAGAAACCATGTTTAATTTTCGAAAAAAACTTTTTTAATACATTTAGTTTGCCCAATAAAAATAAGATTACGATTCCCTTTTAACTACAAAAAAAGAGCTCATGCTAACCATGAACTCTTTTCACTCTATATAGAATTTACTAACCGTTTCACTTCAAGATAGTGTAAACGTAAATCTTCTTTTTCTAAAATTTTAAACAAATATCCTTCATGTTCAATTGCGTTCTGTTCATTTAGCTCCATATCTTTTGTAAAGTACCAACCACCAATTGTATCTACATCTAGTTGTTCAAATGGAATCTTTAAAAACTTTGCTAAATCATCTAATAACACTTTTGCATGAATAATATAATGTCCTTCTTGCACTTTACGTACTTCTGCAACTTCATCATCATCAAATTCATCACGAATTTCTCCTACTAATTCCTCTAAAATGTCCTCAACAGTTACTAGACCCGAGGTTCCGCCATATTCATCTAATAATATAGCAAGATGCGTTCGTTCTTTTTGCATTTTAGTAAATAAGACTTGGATTGGAGTAGAGTCAATCGTTTTTATTACTGGATTAGTAAAGTCACGAATTTTAAATGTTTCTGATGTCACTCGGTTATTTAGTCCTTGTGTTAAAAAATCTTTAATATTCAGGAATCCTATAATATTATCTCGATCCTCAATAAAGACTGGATAACGAGTATAGCGTTCTTCAGAAATGGTTGTTAATACTTCGTTAAATGACGCATTTATTTCGAATCCCACGATTTGTGTTCGTGGCACCATAATTTCACGAGCAATCCGGTCATCGAATTCAAATACGTTATTCACGTATTTTAGTTCGTTTTGGTTGATCTCACCGTTTTCGAAACTTTCTGTCAATAATAAACGTAACTCTTCCTCAGTGTGTGAAAGTTCATGCTCAGAAGCTGGCTTCATTCCAAATATTCCGACTAATAATCGTGCAGATCCATTTAAGAACCAAATGAACGGATATAATAATTTATAAAACATCATGATTGGTTTTGCGAAAAGTAAACTAATCTTTTCAGCCTTTTGAATCGCTGCAGTTTTTGGAGCTAATTCACCAACTACTACATGTAAAAATGTAGCAATAATAAAGGCTGCCGCAATTGTGAAGAAATGAATATAATTTGCAGGTATTCCGATAACATCAAACATCGGATGCAGGATAAACTCAAATGTCGACTCACCTACCATACCGATTCCAAGCGCCGTTACCGTAATCCCCAACTGACAAGCTGATAAATATTCATCTAAATGCGTCGTTACGTGTTTGGCAGCAAGCGCCCCTTTCTTTTTTTCAGCAACCAATTGATCAATTCGAGATGATCGCACCTTTACAATCGCAAATTCAGTTGCTACAAAAAAGCCAGTTAAAGCAAGTAGAAGAATAAAAATCGATAAATTTAATATGGTCAATCAAGCGCCTTACTTGTAAAAGTAAGACGTTCACCTCCTAGGTTATAAGTAATATTAACGATTTCAATAAAGCAGCACTTTCATTTGATATCTTATTTTTTATGAATTCTTTTGATGTTTTTTCATGTTTTTCAATTTGTTTTAGTAATTGAGATACTTCATTTTCTAACGTTTGCA
Coding sequences:
- a CDS encoding hemolysin family protein — protein: MTILNLSIFILLLALTGFFVATEFAIVKVRSSRIDQLVAEKKKGALAAKHVTTHLDEYLSACQLGITVTALGIGMVGESTFEFILHPMFDVIGIPANYIHFFTIAAAFIIATFLHVVVGELAPKTAAIQKAEKISLLFAKPIMMFYKLLYPFIWFLNGSARLLVGIFGMKPASEHELSHTEEELRLLLTESFENGEINQNELKYVNNVFEFDDRIAREIMVPRTQIVGFEINASFNEVLTTISEERYTRYPVFIEDRDNIIGFLNIKDFLTQGLNNRVTSETFKIRDFTNPVIKTIDSTPIQVLFTKMQKERTHLAILLDEYGGTSGLVTVEDILEELVGEIRDEFDDDEVAEVRKVQEGHYIIHAKVLLDDLAKFLKIPFEQLDVDTIGGWYFTKDMELNEQNAIEHEGYLFKILEKEDLRLHYLEVKRLVNSI